In Sphingomonas sp. Leaf357, a single genomic region encodes these proteins:
- a CDS encoding Mth938-like domain-containing protein translates to MKMDKPQTDGPIIAGFSSGGFKVDEGVYHALLITPVRADGWSPPPLEALTEADLAPLLALDPPPEFLLLGTGASLVRPAPALVRAIEAKGFGIEAMDSRAAARAWAVLRGEGRWIAAALYPIG, encoded by the coding sequence ATGAAGATGGACAAGCCGCAGACCGACGGCCCGATCATCGCCGGTTTCTCGAGCGGCGGGTTCAAGGTCGACGAGGGCGTGTATCACGCGCTGCTCATCACGCCGGTGCGCGCCGACGGCTGGTCGCCGCCGCCGCTGGAGGCATTGACCGAAGCCGATCTGGCGCCCCTGCTGGCGCTGGATCCGCCGCCGGAATTCCTGTTGCTGGGCACGGGCGCGAGCCTCGTCCGGCCCGCCCCGGCGCTGGTCCGCGCGATCGAGGCGAAGGGCTTCGGGATCGAGGCGATGGACAGCCGCGCCGCCGCCCGCGCCTGGGCGGTATTGCGCGGCGAAGGACGCTGGATCGCGGCGGCGCTGTATCCGATCGGTTGA
- a CDS encoding glycosyltransferase, giving the protein MLRVLTLSTLFPDASRPNFGVFVGRQTLGLAAHPDVDLRVVAPIGMPPRPLARLPHYASRAALPERETWHGVEVWRPRFTILHGTGGRFHVAALVRRLKPLLAGIRRDFPFDVINAEFFFPDGPAAIALGRHFGVPVSIKARGADIHHWGRTTGTAAQVRRAGRQADGLLAVSQAMRDDMIALGMHADTIRVHHTGVDLDRFVPADRAAAKAALGIAGPLVVSIGALIPRKGHEVVVRAVAALPGVTLLIAGEGPDRPALEAEMAAHGVGARLRLLGAVPHGELQTLLAAADVMALCSESEGLANAWIESLACGTPIVVTGAGGAAEIVDRPCVGRIVPRDVMAFANAIAGLIADPPPRAATRAAAERFTWEANSAGLYDHLAALVAGRSG; this is encoded by the coding sequence CGGGCGACAGACTTTGGGGCTCGCCGCGCATCCGGACGTCGATCTGCGCGTCGTCGCACCGATCGGAATGCCGCCTCGCCCGCTCGCCAGGCTGCCGCATTATGCGTCGCGCGCCGCGCTGCCGGAGCGCGAGACGTGGCACGGCGTGGAGGTCTGGCGTCCGCGCTTCACGATCCTGCACGGCACCGGCGGGCGGTTCCACGTCGCGGCGCTGGTCCGCCGGCTGAAACCCCTGCTCGCCGGGATCAGGCGCGATTTTCCGTTCGACGTGATCAATGCCGAATTCTTCTTTCCCGATGGCCCGGCGGCGATCGCGCTCGGCCGACATTTCGGCGTGCCGGTGTCGATCAAGGCGCGCGGCGCGGACATCCACCATTGGGGCCGCACCACCGGCACCGCCGCGCAGGTGCGCCGCGCGGGGCGGCAGGCGGACGGGTTGCTCGCCGTGTCGCAGGCGATGCGCGACGACATGATCGCGCTCGGCATGCACGCCGATACGATCCGCGTACATCACACCGGTGTCGATCTCGATCGCTTCGTCCCCGCCGATCGCGCGGCGGCCAAGGCGGCGCTCGGCATCGCCGGTCCGCTGGTCGTGTCGATCGGCGCGCTGATCCCGCGCAAGGGGCATGAGGTGGTGGTCCGTGCGGTCGCCGCCTTGCCCGGCGTGACGTTGCTCATTGCCGGGGAGGGACCGGACCGCCCGGCGCTGGAGGCGGAGATGGCGGCGCACGGCGTCGGCGCGCGGCTCCGCCTGCTCGGCGCGGTGCCGCATGGCGAATTGCAGACCCTGCTCGCCGCGGCCGATGTGATGGCGCTGTGTTCCGAATCGGAAGGCCTCGCCAATGCCTGGATCGAATCGCTCGCCTGCGGCACCCCGATCGTCGTTACCGGTGCCGGCGGCGCGGCGGAGATCGTCGACAGACCGTGTGTCGGGCGGATCGTGCCGCGCGACGTGATGGCGTTCGCCAATGCCATCGCCGGGCTGATCGCCGACCCCCCGCCGCGCGCCGCGACCCGCGCGGCGGCGGAGCGCTTCACCTGGGAGGCGAACAGCGCCGGGCTGTACGATCATCTGGCGGCTTTGGTAGCGGGACGGTCGGGCTAA